The Chrysemys picta bellii isolate R12L10 chromosome 12, ASM1138683v2, whole genome shotgun sequence genome has a segment encoding these proteins:
- the RFNG gene encoding beta-1,3-N-acetylglucosaminyltransferase radical fringe, with amino-acid sequence MTLSCIGLSKICFLLSVTFCAFLLLLIPKFQTTWRHRGYPQPRPPPPFNASCKSEFHHPQAEPSSTGHLDSEGTDIAHSVKDETVEKWGDYSLHAGGSSLKLEEQDGSPTSPLQTMLKDHHGPAGDSTKENLELKDIFIAVKTTRKYHKTRLDLLFQTWISQAKRQTFIFTDWEDRELRLRAGDHMINTNCSAVHTRQALCCKMSVEYDKFLESGRKWFCHVDDDNYVNPQNLLRLLSAFSHSQDVYVGRPSLDHPIEAADHVRSDGSTTVKFWFATGGAGFCISRGLALKMSPWASLGNFISTAERVRLPDDCTIGYIIEGLLEVKLLHSPLFHSHLENLQRLRGESVLQQVTLSYGGPENKHNVVSVAGVFGLQQDPTRFRSVHCLLYPDTTWCPTKNIL; translated from the exons ATGACACTTTCCTGCATTGGGCTCAGTAAAATCTGCTTCCTGCTGTCCGTGACCTTCTGTGCTTTCCTTCTCCTGCTAATCCCCAAATTCCAGACTACCTGGAGACATAGGGGCTATCCACAACCCCGTCCACCACCTCCTTTTAATGCTTCCTGCAAAAGTGAGTTCCACCACCCGCaggcagagcccagttcaacaggCCATTTGGACAGTGAGGGAACTGATATTGCACACAGTGTGAAagatgaaactgtagaaaaatggGGGGATTACAGCCTACATGCTGGGGGATCCAGCCTTAAACTTGAGGAGCAGGATGGGAGCCCCACCAGTCCTCTTCAAACTATGTTGAAGGACCACCATGGACCTGCAGGTGATTCCACTAAGGAGAATCTGGAGCTGAAGGATATTTTTATTGCTGTGAAAACTACAAGAAAGTATCATAAAACTAGGCTGGACTTGCTCTTCCAAACCTGGATTTCGCAGGCCAAAAGACAG ACGTTTATATTCACAGATTGGGAGGACCGTGAACTGCGCCTAAGAGCAG GAGATCACATGATCAACACCAACTGCTCTGCTGTTCACACCCGCCAGGCACTCTGCTGCAAGATGTCTGTGGAATACGATAAATTCCTCGAATCTGGGAGAAA ATGGTTTTGCCATGTGGATGATGACAACTATGTGAATCCACAGAATCTCCTGCGCCTCTTGTCTGCCTTCTCACACAGCCAGGATGTATATGTGGGGAGGCCAAGCCTGGACCACCCCATTGAGGCAGCTGACCATGTCCGGAGTGATGGATCA ACAACTGTGAAGTTCTGGTTTGCCACAGGTGGAGCAGGGTTCTGTATTAGCAGGGGCCTTGCCCTGAAGATGAGTCCCTGGGCCAG CTTGGGTAACTTCATCAGCACTGCAGAGAGGGTGCGTCTCCCTGATGACTGCACCATCGGTTACATCATTGAGGGGCTGCTGGAGGTGAAGCTGCTGCACAGCCCCTTGTTCCATTCTCATCTGGAGAATCTGCAGAGACTACGAGGCGAGTCAGTGCTGCAGCAG GTCACCCTGAGTTACGGGGGCCCTGAGAACAAACACAATGTTGTGAGTGTGGCAGGAGTGTTTGGCTTGCAGCAAGATCCAACCCG ATTCAgatctgtccattgtcttctctacCCTGACACTACCTGGTGTCCCACTAAAAATATACTGTGA